The sequence aaataaaattcaatagtaggctatggaattgtaggatgtaTGTAGGAGTGgtcatcgagtgcacattttacctcgttaCTCTAGAACTGGTAccaactccgagaaaattgagtgcacattaatTGCTACTTACACACAATCACACACGCACAGGTACgtgatctcaacgaactgagtcgaatggtgcatGACATTCTATCCTGCACTCTAGTTTTGTTGCGAACTTATGCTAAAACAAAACAGTTGAAATCTAGAGCACGCCATCATCTAAGTTGATCCTTGAAGATGTATGAAATCGGTTTTTATTAGTTCATCTTTGATGTGAACTGATAAGCAAATCGAAAGAATATCGCAATTGATTCTCATATAACTTGCAACATGTTTTGACTGCATATTAACATTATCTTCACAACAATTTTCGCTGTCATCGCAGGCGCTAGGTCCGATTCGTTGTGCAACTGATATTCAATTCGATAGCCTGCTGCGCAAGGTACGCATTTTCGAAGAATGGGACCTCATTCAGTGTCGAAACTGCGAGTGTACCGTGTCAGCCCAAAACATCAACGAATGCATCTCCGATTTCACATCCTGCTGTCTGGTCAATGCCTCTTTGATGGTAATATAGATCATCATACAGTGCCGGTGTCAAATTCTaattattatcattcatttgcagATAACACAAAAGCAACTGAATGCCCGCCGAAGCGACGAAAACTACTCCCCTGCATTTGGTATCCTTCTGAACGGATCCAGCCTTAGCTACAGCGACCTGGTTGATAAGAGCAAGCTGCTCAACAATACGAAAAGTGATAATCAGTTTGTGCGTCTGCTTCGGTCCTACATGGAGCGGGAGACGGAAGCAGCCAATGAGCAGATTCACCGCTTCACTGAACAGCAATTTGCTGTGCTTAAAGTGAAGCGGGAACGTGCCGAACAGGATTGTCTGATCTTGGCAAAACTATCAAACAACGTACCTGAGCTACTTCAACACATcaatagtagtagtagtaataatagtaCAGTGACAGTTCAGTCGACAACAACGACGAATTCTACCGAACGTGCAACGAATGTTCGTAATAGTGTAAGTCCAATGGCAACTACCGGGACGAATGAATCAAGCGCCGGTAGTCAGTTGGAAACACCTCCACCAACACCCGAATATTTGCCAATGTCCACCGGTCACAGTCCACCACTGGTTACCGCTACCAGTGGTAACAGTCGGCAACAAGTGAACGCGGTTGTCGGTGCATCATCAACTTCATCCTCAGTATCAACTGCTGATCAATCATCATCCCCTTCGCCTGGCGTGAGACTGAATGCCTCTACAAGAGCGCAAAATAAAGCAAATTTTAGCATCTATaataacagcaacaacaacaataatatcGTTAGCTTTAGCAATACTCATGGTGCCATCAACAGACAGCAGCCAACACTAATGATGATGCAGATGACAGCAACCATGGCAGCATCGGTTACACCGCAACAACATTCCAGTACACATTCTCAGAAAATGCAGCATCAACGGTTGATTGATACCAACCCGTTCGAATCTGATTGCATGTTTGATATCGATGGAATGGAAAATGACAAATCAACGCTTTCGAATAACTTTTCGGATGAGGAAGACCTTGGATTCGATGGTGAGTATTtctaaagatgaatttttgctgTCTAACacaacttatcaaaaaattgtttccGCCTTCAAAGCAGATTCCGTCGGGAACAATAATGATGATGGTATCTACATACCATCAAGACAACTGGGCCGTCAGAATAGTTCGATTGCGAAAAGTCTTCCAATCTCAATGCCCCAAGCAATGACACAGTTCAGAGTGAACGAAGAAGATTTTGAAGAGGTAAGGTGTTGCTATTTTTAGTCATTTTTAATAATTGTGTGgtatatcatttttcaaactGGAGTTTCCTCATAgcataataaaatttttgcacCATTATGGTAATAAGCTACGCGATTTTGCGAATTCAACACAAACTTATATTGAGACACAATCTATAATTGACTGTTTGCCAACTAATATTAGGTCGAAATACGAAAAACGGAATAGAGAAAGGCCGAAATatataagtttctgaaagctgaCCATAAGATGAAAGCTCAGAAAGCTGAATCTTAAAAAGTCAAAATTGACATTTCAGAGTTAAAAGAATTTCTGGAGTATTTCGAAGTAACATACGTTCTAGGACGCAATAAAAACAAACCGATGTTTGGACGGAACTGATTGAAGGTCAACACCTTTAGATGACGACGTTAGTGAAAGAACTTCGAGAATAGGGGACTggtgtagcgtaatgggtaagtcgatgccttccacgcagcccgcctgggttcgattcccaaccccgcacataggatcagaaagtttttctggcccgaagaggcgaatgaccttaaggttaaaacctctataatcgaaacaaaaaaaaaaacttcgagaATAGCATGAAATCTAAGGAAGGATCTTTCGGGTTCTGCAGGGCGGTTGCCCGCTAGCACtatgcaaaaaattaaaatcttttatttgagAAGTGCTTTGCTCTCCAACGACAGTTCCATTGGGATTCCACACCAGttaatcaccctcattcttgtttacgtccttatcgaccatacgacgaacggatactttcgaacgaatacgaataagccattctcgttttcactcgaatgaattcgaacgcgactcgtttgccacaaaatattcaaatatcagtaaacttcttccaATAAATGCCAAGCCTTGATTAAATCAGttcaattcttgtgattaaTCATATACGAAACactagaatgtatgccagtttagcttcaaacgatacgtgtattcgtatatcattcgtacgaacgaaaagtcccattctcgtttacggacgaatagacgaaatgccgtgg comes from Malaya genurostris strain Urasoe2022 chromosome 3, Malgen_1.1, whole genome shotgun sequence and encodes:
- the LOC131434726 gene encoding putative uncharacterized protein DDB_G0277255 isoform X1, with product MSISCKCLNIIVKLIGSDTKSLRRFDLELYLSKKRPQQQQDLTTKATIPSDDHFLFFKEALGPIRCATDIQFDSLLRKVRIFEEWDLIQCRNCECTVSAQNINECISDFTSCCLVNASLMITQKQLNARRSDENYSPAFGILLNGSSLSYSDLVDKSKLLNNTKSDNQFVRLLRSYMERETEAANEQIHRFTEQQFAVLKVKRERAEQDCLILAKLSNNVPELLQHINSSSSNNSTVTVQSTTTTNSTERATNVRNSVSPMATTGTNESSAGSQLETPPPTPEYLPMSTGHSPPLVTATSGNSRQQVNAVVGASSTSSSVSTADQSSSPSPGVRLNASTRAQNKANFSIYNNSNNNNNIVSFSNTHGAINRQQPTLMMMQMTATMAASVTPQQHSSTHSQKMQHQRLIDTNPFESDCMFDIDGMENDKSTLSNNFSDEEDLGFDADSVGNNNDDGIYIPSRQLGRQNSSIAKSLPISMPQAMTQFRVNEEDFEEMSEDNVDIAASIKALARSVHGDTVFGDLPRPQIQRFSTQI
- the LOC131434726 gene encoding uncharacterized protein LOC131434726 isoform X2, whose product is MSISCKCLNIIVKLIGSDTKSLRRFDLELYLSKKRPQQQQDLTTKATIPSDDHFLFFKEALGPIRCATDIQFDSLLRKVRIFEEWDLIQCRNCECTVSAQNINECISDFTSCCLVNASLMITQKQLNARRSDENYSPAFGILLNGSSLSYSDLVDKSKLLNNTKSDNQFVRLLRSYMERETEAANEQIHRFTEQQFAVLKVKRERAEQDCLILAKLSNNVPELLQHINSSSSNNSTVTVQSTTTTNSTERATNVRNSVSPMATTGTNESSAGSQLETPPPTPEYLPMSTGHSPPLVTATSGNSRQQVNAVVGASSTSSSVSTADQSSSPSPGVRLNASTRAQNKANFSIYNNSNNNNNIVSFSNTHGAINRQQPTLMMMQMTATMAASVTPQQHSSTHSQKMQHQRLIDTNPFESDCMFDIDGMENDKSTLSNNFSDEEDLGFDDSVGNNNDDGIYIPSRQLGRQNSSIAKSLPISMPQAMTQFRVNEEDFEEMSEDNVDIAASIKALARSVHGDTVFGDLPRPQIQRFSTQI